In Notolabrus celidotus isolate fNotCel1 chromosome 10, fNotCel1.pri, whole genome shotgun sequence, one DNA window encodes the following:
- the tbr1b gene encoding T-box brain protein 1b codes for MQVENCISPASELSKKFMNVGSGFSSSDGSELSLQDHPIISASDNLERSSPLKKNSREMTNQSEADNFPDSKDASGDVQRGKLSPDLHGVSDIRHNFDGSAGERCIFSPSAQPQSVSAATMFPYPSQHGPAHPAFSIGSPSRYMAHHPVITNGAYNSLLTNTSPQGYAAAGYPYAQQYGHTYQGGAFYQFSSAQAGLVPGKAQVYLCNRALWLKFHRHQTEMIITKQGRRMFPFLSFNISGLDPTAHYNIFVDVILADPNHWRFQGGKWVPCGKADTNVIGNRVYMHPDSPNTGAHWMRQEISFGKLKLTNNKGASNNTGQMVVLQSLHKYQPRLHVVEVNEDGTEDTSQPGRVQTFTFTETQFIAVTAYQNTDITQLKIDHNPFAKGFRDNYDTVYTGCDIDRLTPSPGDSPRSQIVPGARYAMPSSFLQDQFVSTYAKSRFHPGVGTGPGTERSVPLGNSLLSPQQSEEPTVATPPQRWFVTPANNRLDFAASAYDAADFAGNAATLLSYAAAGVKALPLPTAGCSNRPLGYYADPSGWGGRTPPQYCGVNSKSSSVFSCWPANSLGGRAGANYLTEEGDSIPTERSPIGGSEEAKPKDMTSDPSWIETPSSIKSIDSSDSGIFEQAKRRRISPSATPVSETVSPLKSELLAPRECEKNCTKDIGYYSFYPHS; via the exons ATGCAGGTCGAGAATTGCATCTCGCCGGCGAGTGAACTCTCCAAGAAATTTATGAATGTGGGCAGTGGCTTCTCCAGCTCCGATGGATCAGAGCTTTCGTTGCAGGACCATCCTATTATATCTGCGAGTGACAACCTGGAGAGAAGTTCACCTCTGAAAAAAAACTCTAGGGAGATGACGAATCAGTCAGAGGCAGACAATTTTCCCGACTCCAAGGACGCATCAGGGGACGTCCAGAGGGGCAAACTCTCTCCTGATCTTCACGGAGTCTCTGACATCCGTCATAATTTCGATGGATCTGCAGGAGAAAGGTGCATCTTTTCTCCATCCGCACAGCCTCAGTCAGTCTCAGCAGCCACCATGTTCCCGTACCCAAGCCAGCATGGACCCGCGCACCCGGCTTTCTCTATTGGAAGTCCCAGTCGCTACATGGCTCATCATCCGGTCATAACAAACGGAGCTTACAACAGCCTTCTGACCAACACTTCTCCTCAAGGCTACGCCGCGGCCGGCTACCCTTACGCGCAGCAGTATGGACACACTTACCAAGGAGGGGCATTTTACCAGTTCTCCTCCGCGCAGGCAGGACTGGTGCCGGGGAAAGCGCAGGTGTATCTGTGCAACAGGGCCCTATGGCTCAAGTTCCACAGGCACCAAACGGAGATGATCATCACAAAGCAGGGACG ACGAATGTTTCCATTCTTAAGCTTCAACATCTCTGGCCTCGACCCAACTGCACACTACAATATATTTGTGGATGTAATACTTGCTGATCCAAATCACTGGCGATTTCAAGGAGGCAAATGGGTGCCATGTGGTAAAGCTGACACAAATGTTATAG GAAATAGGGTTTATATGCACCCTGATTCACCAAATACCGGTGCGCACTGGATGCGCCAAGAAATCTCATTTGGAAAGCTAAAGCTCACAAACAACAAAGGTGCATCCAACAACACGGGGCAG ATGGTGGTCCTCCAGTCTCTCCACAAGTACCAGCCCAGGCTCCATGTGGTGGAAGTAAACGAGGATGGGACAGAGGACACGAGCCAACCAGGAAGAGTCCAGACTTTCACCTTCACCGAGACGCAATTCATCGCAGTCACAGCCTACCAGAACACCGAC ATTACGCAGTTGAAAATTGATCACAATCCGTTTGCTAAAGGATTTCGGGACAATTACGACAC TGTCTACACAGGCTGCGACATTGACCGCCTTACTCCATCACCGGGTGACTCTCCGCGTTCACAGATCGTGCCGGGTGCGAGATATGCCATGCCTAGCTCTTTCCTACAGGACCAATTTGTCAGCACTTATGCCAAATCTCGCTTTCACCCTGGCGTGGGGACTGGGCCTGGCACAGAGCGCAGCGTCCCACTCGGCAACAGCTTGCTCTCCCCGCAGCAGAGCGAGGAGCCCACTGTTGCCACCCCCCCGCAGCGATGGTTTGTCACCCCTGCCAACAACCGACTGGACTTTGCTGCCTCGGCATACGACGCCGCGGATTTCGCCGGTAACGCCGCCACCTTGCTGTCCTACGCGGCGGCCGGAGTGAAGGCTCTCCCCCTGCCGACTGCGGGCTGCTCCAACCGGCCTCTTGGCTATTACGCAGACCCATCGGGCTGGGGAGGACGTACGCCGCCGCAGTACTGTGGCGTCAACAGCAAATCCAGCTCGGTCTTTTCCTGCTGGCCCGCTAACTCTCTCGGTGGCAGGGCAGGGGCCAACTACCTGACCGAGGAGGGTGACTCCATTCCCACGGAGAGGTCACCGATCGGCGGCTCGGAGGAGGCCAAACCCAAAGACATGACGTCAGATCCGAGCTGGATAGAGACGCCGTCCTCCATAAAGTCCATTGATTCCAGCGATTCTGGGATCTTTGAACAGGCCAAGCGGAGGAGAATCTCACCTTCTGCCACGCCTGTTTCAGAGACTGTGTCCCCGCTAAAATCTGAGCTGCTGGCGCCCAGAGAGTGCGAGAAAAACTGCACAAAGGACATTGGTTACTACAGTTTCTATCCTCACAGTtaa